The Phaeodactylum tricornutum CCAP 1055/1 PHATR_bd_10x23 genomic scaffold, whole genome shotgun sequence genome window below encodes:
- a CDS encoding predicted protein: MRTPLDGRKESLVLSDKAIIATDCSKYHRDRADPTSIRGSVLKTSPSWKALEIVDATNNSAIDSSKDILKSNEGEKVGRHSWTDHKPYSVASITTVTNASNASPHSKRSGRPSPENWRGSGGTMTSMSSPSKSVADEKTIIRAAERNASLGASGSSFTPNTYKDRKHRCPTKTTTNFATRASPGKQFTKSCDPWADNSTPWFGQTNSAAKTNTQKQTASDIGWCDIAPNVRHTEHPFIGDGDTWNINSNNEVWSHVLLKPNSGNSFPTSMAATMPETVTAVATTSFGLGSPEQPIFIFQEGDNEESFSSQNETFMANAPGSDDILECREQDLLHRARCKLEELQEQSRDRDILTRRTSLESNTAAEMRPSTTKKVLRLLGAANNGQAPNIIADAPGTRRTSIHKRTSIVTSISSGQLDVTPIRGKSTRKENGGNRDDISIDDSCNDFPSPRHAFVFDGVSPNGTADISNTNISMVFSDEFSDPFTPITNTNTEEFGCIEQDPKLNHEHGGKFTGRDNLRGKAVVVMPKESTQVERRPNTKFQIGTQSTKRREGEKRSGLTQTEQKAGAPCEVESRKQAKVIQTKAKKTKSSLASKGTHFSPLRYHDPGSDAFISLTASRPSATGLKQASQRRSVGVASKLIVRSSMSAKTSLLKPVVSLQSTATRAKPPRLTATAKVPPPPPPLDPPAIRGTSHIRSHTLAGSKLEPRTSVRISALSGTSPSRIAWKQKDVSDDIEVKASTKDGKPLWTQKVRKLVTSVGSDVERLRCILERSRLNQQSKSVRYVEPLESAFAVYDENKIIDPMQRAGLRLLSAAVVPIQSMIRRHLAIRRALILMWSGIVVQSLARRWLVLAYLKEQRHAATSIQGVFRVYIIRKQILLQHCSAMEIQRIVRGFLGTLSVYESIYQITVVQSVVRRRQAVIRATDRMVFVIQLQSIVRRFLRQKQLDKINEAALVVQKTWRAFSCRFSYQLELLDIIQVQSFWRRRQAKLKAGYLRCIKQHRAATMIQSHWRSFDCTMNFLQYLADILIVQDALRRWLVRKEQRKKTAIRVMEAARKIQKCWRGFVCYADFMFTISDIVIVQTVVRKRIAQRVFQQRRQGQINISTLTIQRYWRRFAVKTKFKIRLLEDQAATSIQSSWRRFWFQSIFIISLDSVIRIQSTFRTLAATKAFKHEIGSVLLIQVKYRAFVAKRIVRNAKAVIFLLQHAQGFRHEEESSANAIQRVLRGSQTRNAVKLYQSIRKVQAAWRCASIRSKYTAYISARKIQAIWRCKQAFGAYKVYYSALNLQKFWRRCLTRARLRRCRAADTIQRCWRDGQHRKVTREICRAIRLYGAAVNLQRIWRGLSSLKAHQTYRAATKVQKTWRGYSMYRVYNEFRAAQTIQGAFHSFTVRQKYVTYQSSIKIQTVYRQRRDRRRLLDLRALRLAAPFIGATELQKIWRGYVTREVNGHKYTRWVETLQIHNIAAEEIQRVWRGYSAKSRFRHAVGSVIQVQAFARCYLSSQHFVNTVDSLIVIQSLYRGCRARSECKQRRVIQLLVRSAQACSAEKNNAIAFDRNCRLQTKDDDEFVAEEHQRVKAAQTIQRFFLMVKAEVDRMVCRKRRRRKARRKYYLSKKIGEDLDNDILEKVWSTTINESALANEVAHRVRGYAGEECRKAKDRAIAGLSSVRPKNQFDLNRRGRDCQDALQRIYFSDAISKRDHRTNRALAAQCHTSAVRSLTCTVGCSSQPKFQDKISLFAAWPVNHRLPKSRMTLSSRDIDDDLNLETAFIDAEIQSAKARNEERCFRRSKRSNSYRSPVNELR, encoded by the coding sequence TTCTCAAGAGCAATGAAGGTGAAAAGGTTGGCAGACACTCGTGGACCGATCATAAGCCATATTCTGTTGCGTCGATAACTACAGTGACGAATGCTTCCAATGCGTCCCCTCACAGCAAACGATCCGGACGACCATCTCCCGAGAACTGGCGAGGATCTGGTGGAACTATGACCTCCATGTCGAGTCCGAGCAAATCTGTGGCCGATGAGAAAACCATCATTAGAGCCGCGGAAAGAAACGCTAGCTTGGGTGCATCCGGATCAAGTTTCACACCCAATACTTACAAAGATCGGAAACATCGGTGTCCTaccaagacgacaacgaatttCGCAACTCGAGCATCACCCGGAAAACAGTTCACCAAAAGCTGTGATCCTTGGGCAGACAATTCCACTCCTTGGTTTGGACAGACGAATAGCGCTGCCAAGACCAACACTCAGAAGCAAACAGCTTCGGACATTGGATGGTGTGACATTGCACCGAACGTACGTCATACTGAACACCCATTTATTGGTGACGGTGATACCTGGAATATTAATTCGAACAATGAAGTTTGGTCACATGTTCTGTTAAAACCGAATAGTGGCAATTCGTTTCCCACATCGATGGCCGCGACCATGCCGGAAACAGTGACGGCCGTCGCAACAACTAGCTTTGGGCTCGGATCACCTGAGCAACCCATTTTCATTTTTCAGGAGGGGGACAACGAAgaatctttttcttcgcaAAACGAAACTTTCATGGCTAACGCCCCTGGTAGCGACGATATATTGGAATGTCGCGAACAGGATCTGTTGCACCGGGCCCGATGTAAACTAGAAGAATTGCAGGAACAGTCACGCGATCGGGACATTCTGACCCGACGCACAAGCCTGGAAAGTAACACAGCCGCAGAGATGAGGCCCTCAACGACAAAAAAGGTTTTGCGTTTACTTGGCGCGGCTAATAATGGACAAGCACCAAACATAATAGCGGACGCGCCGGGCACACGAAGGACTTCAATTCACAAACGCACTTCTATAGTCACATCCATCTCCTCGGGCCAATTGGATGTCACTCCAATTCGAGGCAAATCTACACGGAAAGAAAATGGGGGGAACCGAGACGATATTTCAATAGACGATTCATGCAATGACTTTCCTTCTCCACGTCACGCTTTCGTATTTGATGGCGTGTCCCCAAATGGGACTGCCGACATCAGCAATACCAATATATCCATGGTGTTCAGCGACGAGTTTAGTGATCCTTTCACTCCGATAACAAACACGAATACTGAGGAGTTTGGTTGTATTGAACAAGATCCAAAGCTGAATCATGAGCACGGAGGGAAATTTACCGGAAGGGACAACTTACGAGGCAAGGCCGTAGTTGTTATGCCGAAAGAAAGTACACAGGTTGAAAGAAGGCCCAATACAAAATTCCAGATAGGCACTCAATCTACCAAGAGACGTGAAGGTGAAAAAAGATCGGGTCTGACGCAAACGGAACAGAAAGCAGGTGCTCCCTGCGAAGTGGAATCCAGGAAGCAAGCAAAAGTGATCCAAACAAAGgccaagaaaacgaaaagtaGCCTTGCTTCGAAAGGCACTCACTTTAGCCCTTTGCGCTACCATGATCCTGGGTCAGACGCCTTCATTTCCTTGACAGCTAGCAGACCATCGGCAACGGGATTGAAACAAGCCTCTCAACGGCGATCTGTGGGAGTAGCAAGCAAACTCATCGTGCGCTCATCAATGTCGGCGAAGACGTCGTTACTCAAACCAGTGGTCTCGCTCCAATCTACAGCAACAAGGGCCAAACCTCCAAGACTGACTGCAACCGCTAAAGTACCTCCTCCCCCGCCTCCACTGGATCCCCCAGCGATCCGAGGTACTTCGCATATACGCTCACATACATTGGCGGGGTCGAAACTTGAGCCTAGGACAAGCGTGAGGATATCTGCACTCTCTGGAACGTCCCCTAGCAGAATAGCATGGAAACAAAAGGATGTTTCCGATGACATCGAGGTGAAAGCCTCTACAAAGGATGGAAAACCTTTATGGACACAAAAAGTAAGAAAATTGGTGACTTCCGTGGGATCCGATGTAGAAAGACTTCGATGCATTCTCGAACGGTCACGCTTGAACCAACAGTCTAAGTCAGTGCGATACGTTGAGCCCCTCGAGTCGGCATTTGCTGTGTACGATGAAAATAAGATTATAGATCCGATGCAGCGTGCTGGGCTGCGTCTCTTGTCCGCTGCTGTGGTCCCGATTCAGTCGATGATTCGCCGACACTTAGCGATTCGTCGAGCTCTGATCCTAATGTGGTCTGGAATTGTTGTTCAAAGTTTGGCCCGAAGATGGTTGGTACTCGCGTATTTGAAGGAGCAACGGCACGCAGCAACCTCAATTCAAGGAGTGTTTCGGGTATACATAATACGGAAGCAGATCCTACTGCAACACTGTAGTGCGATGGAAATCCAGCGCATCGTTCGAGGCTTCTTAGGAACGTTGTCAGTGTATGAAAGTATTTACCAAATCACCGTGGTACAGAGTGTTGTGAGACGAAGGCAAGCAGTCATCAGAGCTACGGATCGCATGGTTTTCGTTATTCAATTACAATCGATTGTACGGAGATTCCTTAGGCAAAAGCAGCTGGACAAGATTAATGAGGCAGCGCTGGTTGTTCAGAAAACCTGGAGAGCCTTTTCTTGTCGCTTCAGCTACCAGCTGGAGTTGCTGGATATCATTCAGGTTCAAAGTTTTTGGAGGAGGCGGCAAGCGAAACTAAAGGCAGGCTATCTTCGGTGCATCAAACAGCATAGGGCTGCAACAATGATTCAATCACACTGGAGATCCTTTGACTGTACAATGAACTTTTTGCAGTACCTAGCGGATATACTAATTGTCCAGGATGCTCTTCGAAGGTGGCTTGTCCGCAAAGAACAACGAAAAAAGACTGCTATTCGCGTCATGGAAGCCGCAAGGAAGATTCAAAAATGCTGGAGGGGTTTTGTTTGCTATGCAGATTTCATGTTCACAATCTCGGATATTGTTATTGTGCAGACAGTGGTTCGGAAACGGATAGCGCAGAGGGTCTTCCAACAGCGCCGCCAAGGTCAAATCAACATATCTACGCTGACAATTCAACGGTATTGGCGAAGATTTGCAGTAAAGACGAAATTCAAGATCCGACTATTAGAAGACCAAGCAGCAACATCTATTCAGTCCAGCTGGCGACGATTCTGGTTCCAGTCCATCTTCATCATTTCGCTAGATAGTGTTATTCGTATCCAATCGACTTTTCGTACATTGGCGGCAACGAAAGCCTTCAAGCACGAAATCGGTAGCGTTTTGCTCATTCAGGTCAAATACCGAGCGTTCGTGGCGAAAAGAATTGTTCGAAATGCCAAAGCAGTGATATTTCTGCTTCAACACGCTCAGGGATTCagacatgaagaagagtcgTCAGCGAATGCAATTCAGAGAGTACTTAGGGGCTCACAGACCAGGAATGCAGTCAAGCTGTACCAGTCTATTCGAAAGGTACAGGCAGCGTGGAGATGTGCTTCCATACGGTCGAAGTATACAGCGTACATCAGCGCACGCAAAATCCAAGCAATTTGGCGTTGCAAACAAGCATTTGGAGCCTACAAAGTGTATTACTCAGCTCTCAACCTCCAGAAATTTTGGAGACGTTGCCTTACGAGAGCAAGGCTAAGACGATGCCGTGCCGCTGACACGATTCAGAGATGCTGGAGAGACGGTCAACATCGTAAGGTGACAAGAGAAATTTGCCGTGCTATTCGTTTGTATGGCGCAGCCGTGAACCTTCAGCGCATTTGGAGAGGATTGTCATCTCTCAAGGCTCACCAAACTTATCGCGCCGCGACAAAGGTGCAGAAGACCTGGAGAGGCTACTCAATGTATCGGGTCTACAATGAGTTCAGAGCTGCCCAAACTATACAAGGGGCGTTCCATTCTTTTACCGTGCGACAGAAATACGTTACCTATCAATCATCAATTAAGATCCAAACAGTATACCGACAGCGACGCGATCGTCGTAGGTTGCTAGACTTGAGGGCTCTACGCTTAGCTGCGCCCTTCATTGGCGCGACAGAGCTTCAGAAGATCTGGCGCGGATACGTGACTCGTGAGGTCAACGGCCACAAATATACGCGATGGGTGGAGACGCTCCAGATCCATAACATTGCGGCGGAGGAAATTCAAAGAGTCTGGCGAGGTTATTCAGCCAAGTCTCGTTTCCGGCATGCAGTGGGATCAGTAATTCAAGTCCAGGCTTTTGCTCGGTGCTACCTGTCGTCACAACATTTCGTTAACACGGTTGATTCATTGATTGTTATCCAGTCCTTATACCGGGGGTGTCGAGCGCGATCTGAGTGTAAACAACGTCGGGTAATTCAATTACTTGTCAGATCTGCCCAGGCCTGCAGCGCCGAGAAAAATAATGCGATTGCATTTGACAGAAACTGCAGACTTCAAACTAAGGACGATGACGAGTTCGTTGCCGAAGAGCATCAACGGGTCAAAGCCGCTCAGACAATTCAAAGATTTTTCTTGATGGTCAAGGCCGAAGTAGACAGGATGGTGTGTAGAAagcgacggcgacggaaGGCACGACGAAAGTATTACTTGAGTAAGAAGATAGGCGAGGATCTTGACAATGACATTCTTGAAAAAGTTTGGTCCACAACAATCAACGAAAGTGCCCTCGCCAATGAAGTAGCTCACAGGGTAAGGGGTTATGCTGGCGAGGAATGCCGTAAAGCCAAAGACCGCGCCATTGCTGGCTTGAGTTCCGTTCGTCCCAAGAACCAATTTGATCTGAATCGCCGAGGTAGAGATTGTCAAGATGCTCTTCAAAGGATTTATTTTTCAGATGCTATTTCAAAACGCGATCACAGGACGAATCGGGCATTAGCGGCACAATGCCATACGAGTGCGGTAAGGTCCTTGACATGCACTGTCGGTTGCAGCTCTCAGCCAAAATTTCAAGATAAAATCTCACTTTTTGCCGCGTGGCCTGTTAATCACCGCCTACCCAAGTCCCGAATGACATTGTCATCTCGAGACATCGACGACGACCTTAATCTGGAAACAGCTTTTATTGATGCAGAAATCCAAAGCGCCAAGGCCCGCAATGAAGAACGTTGTTTTCGACGAAGTAAACGTTCGAATTCGTATCGAAGTCCCGTCAACGAATTGCGATGA
- a CDS encoding predicted protein, with protein MAAARNPSRTAPPTPRRDGFHLISNVPIDWDKPVPRLGTYAFRDITYSKSSVDAAARIAFDRAQVLHAFTPTTIREIQMALEDATDDPYVGVVILTSNIDAEQYTPAFCAGGDQTVRGDGGYQDGTEIAPKLRVLDLQIQMRRCPKPIVAQVRGYAIGGGHILHMVSDLTLASTNAVFGQTGPRMGSFDAGYGCTTAAALMGQKRARELWFLCKFYSAHEAQAMGMVNAVYKDDELDGETARWVRRMISNSPTALAGCKAALNAAQDGAAGISQMGGEITRLFYLSDESREGRDAFLEKRAPNFRSKL; from the coding sequence ATGGCGGCTGCACGGAATCCGTCCCGGACGGCGCCTCCCACGCCCCGTCGCGATGGTTTCCACCTCATCTCCAACGTTCCCATTGATTGGGACAAGCCTGTTCCGCGGCTCGGAACCTACGCTTTCCGAGATATCACCTACAGCAAGTCATCAGTGGATGCGGCGGCACGTATAGCTTTTGATCGCGCCCAAGTCCTGCACGCCTTTACCCCTACGACGATTCGCGAAATACAAATGGCTTTAGAAGATGCCACGGATGATCCGTACGTGGGGGTCGTTATCCTCACTTCCAACATTGATGCCGAGCAGTATACTCCCGCCTTTTGTGCCGGAGGCGATCAAACCGTCCGCGGGGACGGAGGCTATCAAGATGGAACCGAAATCGCACCGAAACTTCGAGTGCTAGACCTGCAAATACAAATGCGCCGGTGTCCCAAGCCTATAGTTGCTCAAGTCCGCGGGTATGCCATTGGCGGAGGACATATTCTGCACATGGTCAGTGACTTAACGTTGGCTAGTACGAATGCCGTCTTTGGACAAACGGGGCCGCGCATGGGTTCCTTCGACGCCGGCTACGGCTGCACCACGGCGGCGGCCCTGATGGGCCAAAAACGCGCTCGTGAATTGTGGTTTTTGTGTAAATTCTATTCCGCCCACGAAGCACAGGCAATGGGAATGGTGAATGCCGTATACAAAGATGACGAGCTGGATGGCGAAACGGCCCGATGGGTCCGGCGGATGATCAGCAACTCCCCCACGGCCCTCGCCGGATGCAAGGCGGCGCTGAATGCGGCCCAGGACGGCGCTGCCGGGATATCCCAAATGGGTGGCGAAATTACGAGGCTTTTCTACCTTTCCGACGAATCTCGTGAAGGAAGAGAcgcctttttggaaaaacgagCGCCCAATTTTCGAAGTAAACTATGA
- a CDS encoding predicted protein, giving the protein MAAAQEHQRSLHEDEEGTDASAWMLNDASRSPDCVLFQPTPLLIPKPQSPGVNESSGTTQLTTAGLGVEVNVAAVAASNETLSRTVPVRNETPVVDESASSQPETRPLISIPNHDSHFEETEQQRGVLNLFDPDRVTPLRGQHQHIAEEQLGSQLHHSRMPSTIQETDYEMDDEVTNTDTNDKAHPLISLSPRRSSYSSSELTSLLDRQEHVAYAGETSTAAYRQSPPSSPPSSPGLKRSSSRRDYSHDDDGMFVPVYATTKAFGRISKHVLSAQHVSPFAAATWIGFWALLLVTCANYVLTPMRDAIALQIGVQHMPKLTLASTVMAFCSSVPIGWLFEAPDPGRRRVWKRMGLTRGETQGSSLALFYRCFAIILISYAAGFALTEWLRQHHDTPLHDAAQSVPSSMKESFRTWWPEFFFLQRSLWLYLGQGLYIAFFLVVHLMKLHSLSLVWGVTTEAMEYEEVARKRNTTMESSKTRIQRLALVGFGGTMGGILGSAMASSMARLLKLPGLLLLAAFLLEISAELSIELGRIMQKHWEEQQLFQSTNDLASLDASMKRSSSLGSMKRVASGNSLNRVKSASELSKANGGSSTTSETKEEKPLVNGDTFVQRLLRGITTILRSRLLMAIFTYNALYASTTVLLSFQRAALVANRNDSTTTEADTAFLANVNMASSVAIFALQASGVGAYMAQACGPRKTLALMPLIRLLGVLALAWWHHTSNGQPPNLLVFLVVDECTKIMNLAVAKPVRESLWHGLSNEARYEAKPIVDTLANRWGGGSAAFLVSFINKMLDLLGVEPDGEGGCMIFGFPPILFLCMLIATWWTVVSADLGTIRRRIDAELKKRQ; this is encoded by the exons ATGGCAGCGGCACAAGAGCACCAACGATCGCTTCACGAGGATGAAGAAGGAACCGACGCTTCGGCGTGGATGTTGAACGATGCTAGTCGTTCACCCGACTGCGTCCTCTTTCAACCAACACCGTTGTTAATTCCCAAACCGCAATCACCGGGCGTTAACGAGAGTAGCGGAACGACTCAATTAACGACTGCTGGTCTAGGAGTGGAAGTCAACGTTGCTGCCGTTGCCGCATCCAACGAAACCTTGTCTCGTACGGTTCCGGTTCGCAACGAAACCCCGGTAGTTGACGAATCAGCATCCAGCCAACCCGAGACAAGACCATTGATATCAATACCGAACCATGATTCCCATTTCGAGGAGACAGAGCAGCAACGAGGAGTACTGAATTTGTTCGACCCCGATCGGGTCACACCCTTGCGTGGACAGCACCAGCATATCGCCGAAGAGCAACTTGGGAGTCAACTGCATCACTCGCGCATGCCCTCCACGATACAAGAAACCGATTAcgaaatggacgacgaagtTACAAACACGGATACGAATGACAAAGCCCATCCCTTGATCTCGTTGTCCCCACGACGATCATCATACTCGTCATCTGAACTTACCAGTCTGCTTGACCGGCAGGAACACGTTGCCTACGCAGGGGAAACAAGCACAGCAGCATACCGGCAGTCGCCACCGTCCAGTCCTCCCTCTTCCCCCGGATTGAAGCGTTCTTCGTCGAGACGTGATTATTcacacgacgacgatggcatGTTCGTCCCCGTTTACGCCACAACCAAAGCTTTTGGCCGGATTTCCAAACATGTCTTGTCCGCACAGCACGTCTCACCCTTTGCCGCCGCCACGTGGATTGGTTTTTGGGCCCTCCTCCTCGTTACCTGCGCCAATTACGTACTGACCCCGATGCGGGACGCCATTGCCCTCCAAATTGGAGTCCAGCACATGCCCAAACTCACCTTGGCGAGTACCGTCATGGCCTTTTGCAGTTCCGTCCCCATTGGCTGGCTTTTTGAAGCCCCCGATCCGGGACGGCGACGTGTTTGGAAACGCATGGGACTCACCCGCGGTGAAACGCAAGGATCCAGTTTGGCACTCTTTTACCGATGCTTTGCTATTATTCTGATCTCCTACGCCGCCGGCTTTGCCCTGACGGAATGGTTGCGACAGCACCACGATACACCGTTGCACGACGCCGCCCAATCGGTCCCGTCCTCGATGAAGGAATCGTTCCGAACCTGGTGGCCcgaatttttctttctgcaGCGCTCGCTGTGGTTGTACCTGGGGCAAGGCCTTTACATTGCCTTTTTCCTCGTGGTGCATCTCATGAAACTGCATTCGCTGAGTTTGGTTTGGGGTGTCACCACGGAAGCGATGGAGTACGAGGAAGTCGCGCGCAAGAGAAACACCACAATGGAAAGTAGCAAGACCAGAATTCAACGATTGGCTTTGGTGGGATTCGGTGGTACCATGGGTGGTATTCTGGGAAG TGCCATGGCATCTTCCATGGCTCGCCTTTTGAAGTTGCCCGGACTTTTGCTACTCGCGGCATTCTTGTTGGAAATTTCGGCCGAGTTGTCCATCGAGCTGGGTCGGATAATGCAAAAACACTGGGAAGAACAGCAATTGTTTCAATCGACTAACGATCTGGCTTCGCTCGATGCGAGTATGAAGCGCTCGTCTTCGTTGGGTTCAATGAAACGTGTCGCCTCGGGCAATTCGTTAAATCGCGTCAAATCGGCATCAGAGTTGTCGAAAGCGAACGGGGGTTCCAGTACAACgtcggaaacgaaagaagagaaACCGCTGGTGAACGGAGATACTTTTGTACAGAGACTGCTACGCGGCATTACCACGATTTTGCGCTCCCGCTTGCTGATGGCCATATTTACGTACAATGCCTTGTACGCGAGTACCACGGTATTGTTAAGTTTCCAAAGGGCGGCTCTGGTGGCCAATCGGAACGATTCCACCACGACCGAAGCCGACACGGCCTTTTTGGCTAACGTGAACATGGCAAGCTCCGTCGCCATTTTTGCCCTGCAAGCCAGTGGTGTTGGCGCGTACATGGCACAGGCCTGTGGCCCGCGCAAAACCCTAGCATTGATGCCCTTGATTCGTCTGCTGGGCGTCCTGGCACTGGCATGGTGGCACCACACCTCCAACGGTCAACCACCCAACTTGCTGgtcttcctcgtcgttgaCGAATGCACGAAAATTATGAATTTGGCCGTGGCCAAGCCAGTGCGCGAATCATTGTGGCATGGTTTGTCCAACGAGGCCCGGTACGAAGCCAAACCGATTGTTGATACGCTGGCGAATCGATGGGGCGGTGGCAGTGCGGCCTTTTTGGTTTCCTTTATCAACAAAATGCTGGATTTGCTCGGGGTCGAGCCAGACGGCGAAGGCGGTTGCATGATTTTTGGCTTTCCGCCCATTCTGTTTCTCTGCATGCTGATCGCTACATGGTGGACGGTTGTGAGTGCCGATCTGGGAACaattcgacgacgaattGATGCCGAACTTAAGAAACGGCAGTAG